The genomic stretch CTGCGCGAGGCAATCGTCAAACTTGTCCCAGTCCACGGTTTCACCCGATGAGGGCGGTTTGGGGCTGAGCACCAGAAGATCGAGGTTCTCAAACCAGTCCTGCGCAACCGACCCCTGCGTTTCCAGTGCAAACTTGTACCCCTGCGCGTGGCCCATACTCATCAACGGACCAAAGTTCTGGATTGCAGGGTTGCCGCCCGAGAGGGACACGGTCAAAGGTGTGCCGCCCGACAGATCCCAAACCTTGGCCCAAATGTCGTCGGTTGTCATTTTGGCCCAGTCGTGGCGGTATTCGCTGTCAACGGCGTGCAGGCTGTCACACCAGCTGCACCGATAATCACAGCCACCGGCCCGAACAAAGACCGTCGGCGCGCCGATCAACGCGCCTTCGCCCTGAATGGTGGGGCCGAAAATTTCGGCGATGCGTAATGCGGTCATGGCCGGTATTCCGCCCAGGTCTTGGGCGTCTCGCTG from Yoonia vestfoldensis encodes the following:
- the queE gene encoding 7-carboxy-7-deazaguanine synthase QueE → MTALRIAEIFGPTIQGEGALIGAPTVFVRAGGCDYRCSWCDSLHAVDSEYRHDWAKMTTDDIWAKVWDLSGGTPLTVSLSGGNPAIQNFGPLMSMGHAQGYKFALETQGSVAQDWFENLDLLVLSPKPPSSGETVDWDKFDDCLAQAKTARTVLKIVIFDEVDYNWARDVAGRYAALPLYLQPGNHTPPPPDAQDAVIDIDGIIDRMQWLVDKTLGDRWFTPHILPQLHTLIWGNKRGV